In one window of Juglans regia cultivar Chandler chromosome 3, Walnut 2.0, whole genome shotgun sequence DNA:
- the LOC108981091 gene encoding uncharacterized protein LOC108981091, translating into MEFAKLVQGAMSVHQYAARFIELSRFAAYLIPDKEKKARKFEQGLNEKIYERIVGFQIRNFSELVDKATVFERSLQRSATLLEQRKRTAPQGSQSAMDQGPWKKRNDGNSSGQKQMQVNQSNSLCKFCNRAHTGECRREMGACFRCGKTGHLIRECPLLLTDNKKPNPHPGSQQANQGNNQHRMGPAQVFAVTSEDAENDNNEITRFSSFPRDEIQCF; encoded by the exons ATGGAGTTCGCTAAGTTGGTACAGGGAGCTATGTCAGTACACCAGTACGCAGCTAGATTCATCGAGTTATCACGCTTTGCTGCATATTTGATCCCTGATAAGGAGAAGAAGGCTCGTAAGTTTGAGCAAGGGCTGaatgaaaagatttatgaacgaattgtgggctttcaaattcgGAACTTTTCAGAGTTGGTGGATAAGGCCACAGTATTTGAGCGGAGCCTTCAAAGAAGCGCAACACTACTGGAACAGAGGAAAAGGACTGCGCCACAGGGGTCTCAATCTGCAATGGATCAAGGGccgtggaaaaagagaaatgatgggaACAGCTCGGGGCAAAAGCAAATGCAAGTAAATCAATCGAACAGCCTCTGTAAGTTTTGTAATCGTGCACATACTGGAGAGTGCAGAAGAGAAATGGGGGCATGTTTTCGATGCGGTAAGACCGGACATCTTATCAGGGAATGCCCTTTGCTGCTGACAGATAACAAGAAGCCTAACCCACATCCAGGTTCCCAACAAGCAAATCAGGGTAATAATCAACATAGAATGGGACCTGCCCAAGTGTTTGCAGTAACATCTGAAGATGCTGAGAATGACAACAATGAGATCACAA GGTTTAGTTCTTTTCCTAGGGATGAGATTCAATGTTTTTAG